A section of the Agrobacterium tumefaciens genome encodes:
- the folK gene encoding 2-amino-4-hydroxy-6-hydroxymethyldihydropteridine diphosphokinase, translated as MTVAALGLGGNIGDPAAAMARALRELDAHADCHLLAVSDLYRTPPWGKTDQADFFNCCALVETGLTPPALLQLCLDIEKGMKRVRTERWGPRTIDIDVLTYGNESVVTESLEVPHPRMTDRAFVLLPLADIAPDLSVKGKPVSEWLQQADVNGIVRANKKREWWTLPFGDS; from the coding sequence ATGACGGTGGCCGCACTGGGTCTTGGCGGCAATATCGGCGATCCAGCCGCCGCGATGGCGAGAGCACTGCGCGAACTCGATGCGCATGCCGATTGCCATTTGCTTGCCGTTTCCGACCTCTACCGTACCCCGCCATGGGGCAAGACGGATCAGGCGGACTTTTTCAATTGCTGCGCTTTGGTCGAGACCGGGTTGACGCCGCCCGCGCTTTTGCAACTCTGCCTCGATATCGAAAAGGGCATGAAGCGGGTGCGGACGGAGCGCTGGGGACCGCGCACCATCGACATCGACGTGCTCACCTACGGTAATGAGTCTGTCGTTACGGAAAGCCTTGAAGTGCCGCATCCGCGCATGACTGACCGCGCTTTCGTGCTGCTGCCGCTCGCCGACATCGCGCCTGATCTCAGCGTCAAGGGAAAGCCTGTCAGCGAATGGCTGCAGCAAGCAGATGTAAATGGCATTGTCCGCGCAAACAAAAAACGGGAGTGGTGGACACTCCCGTTTGGCGACAGCTGA
- the folB gene encoding dihydroneopterin aldolase, with amino-acid sequence MSRYTIILKNCSFFARHGLLEQEEVLGQRFFVDAEMEVEAGDALETDDIENTVDYGVAFAVIEKIVVGQRRYLIEALANDIAKALRARYPQIVWLKITVRKPSAPVPGILDYAQVSVEHRA; translated from the coding sequence ATGAGCCGCTATACCATCATCCTGAAAAACTGTTCCTTTTTCGCCCGTCATGGTCTCCTCGAGCAGGAAGAGGTGCTGGGCCAGCGCTTTTTCGTGGATGCCGAGATGGAAGTCGAAGCGGGCGATGCGCTGGAAACGGACGATATCGAAAACACTGTCGATTACGGCGTGGCTTTCGCCGTCATCGAAAAGATTGTCGTGGGACAGCGCCGTTACCTGATCGAGGCCTTGGCGAACGATATCGCCAAGGCGCTGCGCGCGCGCTACCCGCAGATCGTCTGGCTCAAGATCACCGTGCGTAAACCCTCTGCGCCCGTTCCCGGCATTCTCGATTACGCCCAGGTGAGCGTTGAACATCGTGCCTGA
- the folP gene encoding dihydropteroate synthase — protein MAIVNATPDSFSDGGRYLAIDAAFSHALTCVEEGADIIDIGGESTRPGAAAVTEAEEQDRVLPVIEKLRRETDALISIDTYRASTARLAIAAGAHIVNDVFGLQKDPDMAGVVAAFRAGVCIMHTGRDRQKLADVIKDQFEFLDRSLEIADNAGISREAVVLDPGFGFAKDEEENVALMARFGELSAFGLPVLAGTSRKRFIGSLTGRDSAADRDIGTAATTVVLRLAGAAVFRVHNVAATRDALAIADAVLAKTTAKADA, from the coding sequence ATGGCCATCGTGAACGCCACCCCTGATTCCTTTTCCGATGGCGGCCGTTATCTCGCCATCGATGCGGCCTTTTCCCATGCGCTGACCTGCGTGGAGGAGGGCGCTGACATCATCGATATCGGCGGCGAATCAACCCGTCCGGGTGCAGCGGCGGTGACGGAAGCCGAAGAGCAGGACCGCGTCCTGCCCGTCATCGAAAAATTGCGTCGCGAGACGGATGCGCTGATTTCCATCGACACGTATCGCGCCTCAACGGCAAGGCTGGCGATCGCAGCGGGCGCGCATATCGTCAACGATGTCTTCGGGCTGCAGAAAGATCCTGACATGGCCGGCGTTGTTGCCGCGTTTCGCGCCGGCGTCTGCATCATGCATACCGGCCGCGACAGGCAGAAGCTTGCCGACGTCATCAAGGATCAGTTCGAATTTCTCGACCGATCGCTTGAGATCGCTGATAATGCCGGCATCAGCCGCGAGGCCGTCGTGCTTGATCCGGGATTTGGCTTCGCGAAGGACGAGGAAGAGAATGTCGCACTGATGGCGCGCTTCGGTGAACTCTCGGCGTTCGGGCTGCCGGTTCTGGCCGGCACGTCGCGGAAGCGTTTCATCGGGTCGCTGACGGGCCGGGATTCCGCTGCGGATCGCGATATCGGAACGGCAGCGACAACGGTCGTGCTAAGGCTGGCCGGCGCTGCCGTTTTCCGCGTGCACAATGTCGCCGCGACGCGTGATGCCCTGGCAATTGCCGATGCGGTCCTTGCCAAAACCACTGCAAAGGCCGATGCCTAG
- a CDS encoding DUF922 domain-containing Zn-dependent protease has product MTKSSRALCAAMAVVAALSLPGPAFSDTIVRKTYSYFSIGGKTAADLDQQLSKHGPLTRNTGARHPGATEIKFGGELTYVEKNGLCSVGTAKVLLNTRILLPQWKNRRRTTAELAFIWDTLLADIKRHEERHAEIARYYARSLERQLTSLRPQKSCETLQGMVGKITQTVMDEHDKDQMRFDMVESKNFDARMTRLLKNRLAQGQTRR; this is encoded by the coding sequence ATGACCAAATCATCACGTGCTCTTTGCGCCGCAATGGCGGTCGTAGCAGCGCTTTCCCTCCCCGGACCGGCTTTTTCCGATACCATCGTCCGCAAGACCTATTCCTATTTCTCGATCGGCGGCAAGACGGCGGCCGATCTCGATCAACAGCTATCCAAACACGGTCCGCTGACCCGCAATACCGGCGCACGTCATCCCGGCGCGACGGAAATCAAATTCGGTGGCGAACTGACCTATGTCGAGAAGAACGGCCTTTGCAGCGTCGGCACGGCGAAGGTTCTCCTGAACACGCGCATTCTGCTGCCGCAGTGGAAGAACCGCCGCCGCACCACGGCGGAACTCGCCTTCATCTGGGATACGCTGCTTGCAGACATCAAGCGCCACGAGGAGCGTCACGCGGAAATTGCCCGCTACTATGCCCGCTCTCTCGAACGGCAGCTGACGTCGCTCCGGCCGCAAAAGAGCTGCGAAACTCTGCAGGGCATGGTCGGCAAGATCACCCAGACCGTCATGGACGAGCATGACAAGGACCAGATGCGGTTCGACATGGTGGAGTCGAAGAACTTCGATGCGCGCATGACCCGGCTTCTGAAGAACCGGTTGGCCCAGGGTCAGACGCGCCGCTGA
- a CDS encoding 2Fe-2S iron-sulfur cluster-binding protein translates to MTKLTIVAFDGTPHELDVSNGSTVMENAVRNSIPGIDAECGGACACATCHVYVDDAWAERVGGPEPMEEDMLDFAFDVRPTSRLSCQIKMNDDLDGLVVHVPERQG, encoded by the coding sequence ATGACAAAACTCACCATCGTTGCCTTTGACGGCACGCCTCATGAACTCGACGTCAGCAATGGCTCCACCGTCATGGAGAACGCGGTTCGCAACTCCATCCCCGGCATCGATGCGGAGTGCGGTGGCGCCTGTGCCTGTGCGACCTGTCATGTCTACGTCGATGACGCCTGGGCCGAGCGTGTCGGCGGACCGGAACCGATGGAAGAGGATATGCTCGACTTCGCTTTCGACGTTCGGCCGACATCCCGGCTTTCCTGTCAGATCAAGATGAATGACGACCTTGATGGTCTCGTCGTTCACGTTCCCGAACGCCAGGGCTGA
- a CDS encoding Hpt domain-containing protein — MAAVSIVFEAPDNYGGMPAASQKPIDFDHLSRQTMGDKDLEIEVLQLFSRNARAALHEMIGADDKSVIATAHRLKGSAQSVGASAVSAAATSVEEKGNDTAAIAKLAAAIVEAENFILKLCR, encoded by the coding sequence ATGGCAGCGGTCAGTATTGTTTTCGAAGCGCCCGATAATTACGGCGGCATGCCTGCCGCCAGTCAAAAGCCGATCGATTTCGATCATCTTTCCAGACAGACAATGGGCGACAAGGATTTGGAAATCGAGGTGTTGCAGCTCTTCAGCCGCAACGCGCGTGCCGCCCTGCACGAGATGATTGGAGCGGATGACAAGTCGGTTATTGCGACGGCGCACCGGCTGAAGGGTTCGGCTCAGTCGGTCGGCGCATCCGCAGTTTCGGCTGCCGCGACTTCGGTAGAAGAAAAGGGCAATGACACCGCGGCAATCGCGAAACTCGCAGCTGCCATTGTCGAGGCCGAAAATTTCATTTTGAAACTTTGCCGATAA